A window of Deinococcus grandis contains these coding sequences:
- a CDS encoding ParB/RepB/Spo0J family partition protein, whose product MSGRRGRPGGLSLHDQQIRAQASNDELNQVVKAAYASGVHEIPLSEIDITGDWNPRGSLGNDPYGEADLAGLMAAIQEYGQLQPVLLRPHPDRTGPYRYQLVAGWRRYHSRRLLGDTVVLASVYSFRDDQLDALSTLENTQREELDQFEVVRGVFRTLAAQLNVEMDALPGLMSRVLKTGEDPHDLQDKLKVLTSASLSTFNTKYARVLRLRPAEIRAVYGRTVAPTVALELVRLGERPERATLLQQAVDGAWSTRTAKDRVNEVLKGAQERPEVYDAALRVTRHLKPARLNALTTEQQAHVHDLLRQLEEAFAPS is encoded by the coding sequence ATGAGTGGTCGGCGTGGCCGGCCAGGTGGTCTCTCCCTGCACGACCAGCAGATCCGTGCGCAGGCGTCGAACGACGAACTGAATCAGGTGGTGAAGGCAGCGTACGCCTCAGGCGTGCACGAGATCCCACTGAGCGAGATCGACATCACGGGCGACTGGAACCCTCGAGGCAGCCTTGGGAATGACCCATACGGCGAGGCGGATCTCGCAGGCCTGATGGCGGCCATCCAGGAATACGGCCAACTACAACCAGTCCTGCTGCGCCCCCACCCTGACCGCACTGGTCCCTACCGCTACCAACTGGTCGCTGGGTGGCGGCGGTACCACAGCCGCCGTCTACTCGGTGACACCGTCGTCCTTGCGAGCGTCTACAGCTTCCGGGATGATCAGCTTGACGCGCTGTCCACGTTGGAGAACACGCAGCGTGAGGAACTCGATCAGTTCGAGGTGGTGCGCGGTGTGTTCCGGACGCTCGCCGCCCAACTGAATGTCGAAATGGATGCCCTCCCTGGCTTGATGAGCCGCGTCCTGAAGACGGGCGAGGATCCCCACGACCTGCAGGACAAACTTAAAGTCCTCACCAGTGCCAGTCTCTCTACCTTCAACACCAAGTACGCCCGCGTGCTGCGGTTGCGCCCGGCAGAGATTCGTGCGGTGTACGGCCGGACGGTGGCGCCCACTGTCGCGCTGGAACTTGTGCGGCTAGGAGAACGCCCGGAGCGGGCCACCCTCCTTCAGCAGGCCGTCGATGGTGCCTGGAGCACCCGAACCGCGAAGGACCGTGTGAACGAAGTCCTCAAGGGTGCACAGGAACGCCCTGAGGTTTATGACGCTGCTCTCCGTGTCACCCGGCATCTGAAACCCGCCCGACTCAATGCGCTCACCACCGAACAGCAGGCTCACGTGCACGACCTGCTTCGCCAGCTTGAGGAGGCGTTTGCGCCATCCTGA
- a CDS encoding ParA family protein produces the protein MVLTSQLRQQLPAVLSAVQRGQEFTLRHYATDVARIVPLTTAPKETPMRPTMTVLATYNQAGGSGKTSLTRDLGYALATRGHRVLLIDADPQASLTRWLGLFQTPEDGSVPTALSVQATIRQVLDETADTLPQPIPAFNMDVIPSNRHLKGAELYLSGQLPEEQGRLRRAIQALSDRYDYVLIDTPPADNALVLACIAASDLMIMPVTGSKGLDNIDNVSRVIRQARAINPGLNFGLFVVTGYNKNLLHDAEVYDALTQVYADLGPTAPPIAFRPGIYKDAPNAMQPVAVYRPKSPAVQEIDAVTDAVVHAAARQAQLVAP, from the coding sequence GTGGTGCTCACCTCTCAGCTCCGCCAGCAACTGCCCGCCGTCCTGAGCGCGGTGCAGCGTGGGCAGGAGTTCACCCTGAGGCACTACGCCACCGACGTGGCCCGCATCGTTCCCCTCACGACCGCACCCAAGGAGACCCCCATGCGCCCCACCATGACTGTCCTCGCCACCTACAACCAGGCTGGCGGCAGCGGCAAGACCAGCCTCACCCGCGACCTGGGCTACGCACTCGCCACTCGCGGTCACCGGGTTCTCCTCATTGACGCAGACCCCCAGGCCAGCCTCACGCGGTGGCTCGGCCTCTTCCAAACCCCTGAAGACGGCTCGGTCCCTACAGCCCTGAGCGTCCAGGCCACCATCCGCCAGGTGCTCGACGAGACCGCCGACACCCTCCCTCAACCGATCCCAGCCTTCAACATGGACGTCATCCCCTCGAACCGCCACCTCAAAGGCGCCGAACTCTACCTGAGTGGACAGCTCCCCGAAGAACAGGGCCGACTGCGCCGCGCCATTCAAGCCCTCAGTGACCGCTACGACTACGTCCTGATTGACACACCCCCCGCGGACAACGCTCTCGTCCTGGCCTGCATTGCCGCAAGCGATCTGATGATCATGCCTGTCACCGGCTCAAAGGGCCTGGACAACATCGACAACGTCAGCCGGGTCATTCGGCAGGCCCGTGCCATCAACCCGGGCCTGAACTTCGGTCTGTTCGTCGTCACTGGCTACAACAAAAATCTTCTCCACGACGCCGAGGTATACGACGCCCTGACGCAGGTGTATGCCGATCTCGGCCCCACCGCGCCGCCCATCGCCTTCCGCCCCGGCATCTACAAGGATGCGCCCAACGCGATGCAGCCCGTCGCGGTGTACCGACCCAAGAGTCCAGCCGTGCAGGAGATCGATGCCGTCACGGACGCGGTCGTGCATGCTGCCGCCCGCCAGGCTCAGCTGGTGGCCCCATGA
- a CDS encoding 3'-5' exonuclease family protein — protein MIEIPKTFEEQAAQRMTLYADALHTHGVFPGAPLAFVGVLTTGLPGEVIELALITPGAEHVWRAQPLGPIEGGAYRRHGLTTLDLASEPPFTQVYPQMLEVLQSAGPVTLIAWTGRFITAAVAASLPPGTPPLTPLDLQAIVDEQDRTLNPYARYLPSLPGMGYTVETPQIDPASALSHARALQAVTAALLERRSTRTIPPRW, from the coding sequence ATGATCGAGATCCCGAAGACCTTCGAAGAGCAGGCCGCCCAGCGCATGACCCTCTACGCGGACGCCCTCCACACCCATGGCGTGTTCCCCGGCGCGCCCCTCGCGTTCGTGGGTGTCCTCACCACCGGCCTACCCGGCGAGGTCATCGAACTGGCCCTGATCACTCCGGGTGCCGAGCACGTCTGGCGCGCCCAGCCACTCGGGCCCATCGAGGGAGGTGCGTACCGGCGGCATGGCCTCACGACCCTGGACCTCGCGAGCGAGCCACCCTTCACCCAGGTGTACCCGCAAATGCTGGAGGTTCTGCAGTCAGCCGGTCCAGTCACCCTGATCGCGTGGACCGGGCGCTTCATCACGGCGGCCGTGGCCGCCAGCCTTCCACCGGGTACACCGCCCCTGACGCCACTGGACCTCCAGGCGATCGTGGACGAGCAGGACCGGACACTGAATCCGTACGCGCGGTACCTGCCGAGCCTGCCCGGCATGGGGTACACGGTCGAGACGCCGCAGATCGACCCGGCCAGTGCGCTCAGTCACGCGCGCGCGCTCCAGGCCGTCACGGCAGCGCTGCTGGAGCGCCGCTCCACACGAACCATCCCACCCCGCTGGTGA
- a CDS encoding VWA domain-containing protein has product MTQQKWWQTRRIQKWAWDAWRYYSWRPTYRLTLTPSEPSAYVDMVNHVVVCNPEYPYPPLHLARHVRGLPADLHEFQQTYLESLIAHEAGHTHHSGLLPAGLHGQLVNMLEDERMERLTAVDFPHLTALFQLAADVDAAHAIEQGGLGGDVLRGCLLHRFTCHHPIWSFTPDQADAGLWPEVKAIVEEAWVAPTYDAVVDAARRILQILNLPEQAPEREEFRFFLDGGGQALLPQTPGPSLQGSAAGDGPGQLHGAEPRPIKPEVDPQVTPRAEHLQAQVQGEARRLAAALCPPALPDRTQPSRDRGRYRYDRHETGSERPFDLKVGVKRPGPAHLRLAIDVSSSMNYQDRLAHARRMAFILTLAAQQSGTPILATAFADDAQPLIQTSTLPTAALNAVADLQAYGNTRLAPALQGLWSPVLPGRSITVILSDGALMERDYTQCAQLRARHDGLVVPILLDVQPDVAAAYERAFGPCVLMSDPAQLTTHVLTFLRTLLR; this is encoded by the coding sequence ATGACCCAGCAGAAATGGTGGCAGACCCGCCGCATTCAGAAGTGGGCGTGGGACGCCTGGCGGTACTACTCCTGGCGGCCCACCTACCGCCTCACCCTCACCCCCAGCGAACCGTCCGCCTACGTCGACATGGTCAATCACGTCGTCGTGTGCAACCCCGAGTACCCGTACCCGCCCCTGCACCTCGCCCGCCACGTGCGTGGCCTGCCAGCGGACCTGCACGAGTTCCAGCAGACCTACCTCGAATCCCTCATCGCGCACGAGGCCGGGCACACGCACCACTCCGGCCTGCTCCCCGCGGGCCTGCACGGCCAGCTCGTGAACATGCTCGAGGACGAACGCATGGAGCGCCTCACGGCCGTGGACTTCCCGCACCTCACGGCGCTGTTCCAGCTGGCGGCCGACGTGGATGCCGCGCACGCCATCGAGCAGGGCGGCCTGGGCGGGGACGTCCTGCGTGGTTGCCTCCTGCACCGCTTCACCTGCCACCACCCCATCTGGTCGTTCACGCCCGATCAGGCGGACGCAGGCCTGTGGCCCGAGGTGAAGGCGATCGTGGAGGAGGCCTGGGTCGCCCCCACGTACGACGCGGTCGTCGACGCCGCCCGGCGCATCCTGCAGATCCTGAATCTCCCCGAGCAGGCGCCCGAACGCGAGGAGTTCCGTTTCTTCCTCGATGGAGGTGGGCAGGCCCTGCTGCCGCAGACACCCGGTCCATCCCTCCAGGGGAGTGCCGCTGGAGACGGGCCCGGCCAGTTGCACGGTGCGGAGCCCCGCCCGATCAAACCGGAGGTGGATCCGCAGGTGACGCCCCGCGCCGAGCACCTCCAGGCCCAGGTGCAGGGGGAGGCCCGCCGCCTCGCCGCAGCCCTGTGCCCCCCGGCCCTGCCCGACCGGACGCAACCCAGCCGCGACCGCGGCCGCTACCGGTACGACCGGCACGAAACGGGCAGCGAGCGCCCCTTCGACCTGAAGGTCGGCGTGAAGCGTCCCGGTCCGGCGCACCTGCGGCTCGCGATTGACGTGAGCAGCAGCATGAATTACCAGGATCGACTCGCGCACGCCCGGCGCATGGCGTTCATCCTGACGCTGGCCGCGCAGCAGAGCGGCACGCCCATCCTGGCCACTGCGTTCGCCGATGATGCGCAGCCGCTCATTCAAACCAGCACGCTGCCCACCGCCGCCCTGAATGCCGTGGCGGACCTGCAGGCGTACGGCAACACCCGCCTCGCCCCCGCACTCCAGGGTCTGTGGTCCCCCGTCCTGCCCGGCCGGAGTATCACCGTGATCCTCAGCGACGGCGCCCTCATGGAGCGTGATTACACCCAGTGCGCCCAGCTACGCGCGCGGCATGATGGCCTCGTCGTGCCGATCCTGCTCGACGTGCAGCCGGACGTGGCCGCCGCGTACGAGCGCGCGTTCGGCCCCTGCGTGCTGATGAGCGATCCGGCTCAGCTCACCACACACGTCCTGACATTCCTGCGCACCCTGCTCCGCTGA